From the Desulfovibrio sp. JC010 genome, one window contains:
- the dmpI gene encoding 4-oxalocrotonate tautomerase DmpI: protein MPVIKVEMFEGRSIEQKRELVEVFSKEMARITGCSVESIYVVIDEVKKENWGAGGELCSDKYPDK from the coding sequence ATGCCCGTAATCAAAGTAGAAATGTTTGAAGGTCGCTCAATCGAACAGAAACGCGAACTTGTGGAAGTCTTCTCAAAAGAAATGGCCCGCATCACCGGATGCAGCGTGGAATCCATTTACGTTGTCATCGATGAAGTGAAGAAGGAGAACTGGGGAGCGGGTGGTGAGCTTTGTTCGGATAAGTATCCGGACAAATAA
- a CDS encoding GNAT family N-acetyltransferase: MISIARTKFEDDDCVLEPVEDFSIFNGFSCGDEDLDDFIKNDALPHQQKLLTMTYAYRLKKDGRVSVPVAFVSLSNDAIRSFTTSRKKKKFPPQKRYSEFPAVKICRLGTHEVLQGKGVGTHLVTLLKQIFISANRTGCRFMTVDAYRSAVPFYERNDFNYLQPKDRSGNDKTVSLYFDLLRFKDENLK, translated from the coding sequence GTGATTTCAATTGCCAGAACTAAATTTGAAGATGACGATTGTGTCTTGGAACCCGTTGAGGATTTTTCAATCTTTAACGGGTTTTCATGTGGCGATGAGGATTTAGATGATTTTATAAAAAATGATGCACTGCCACATCAGCAAAAGCTGTTAACTATGACATATGCATACAGACTTAAAAAAGATGGTAGGGTTTCCGTTCCAGTTGCTTTTGTCAGCTTGTCAAATGATGCCATTCGCAGTTTTACTACCAGCCGAAAGAAGAAAAAATTTCCTCCACAGAAGAGATATAGTGAATTTCCTGCTGTTAAAATATGCAGGTTGGGAACCCATGAGGTGCTTCAAGGAAAAGGTGTTGGCACTCATTTGGTGACCTTGTTAAAGCAGATTTTTATATCTGCAAATAGAACAGGGTGCAGGTTTATGACCGTAGATGCATATAGAAGTGCGGTTCCCTTTTATGAAAGGAATGATTTTAATTACTTGCAACCTAAAGATAGATCGGGAAACGATAAAACAGTGTCGCTATATTTTGACTTGCTTAGATTTAAAGATGAAAATCTAAAATAA
- a CDS encoding 4Fe-4S dicluster domain-containing protein, translating to MTDKKNGISRRNFLKGLGAGSAAMLLPAREVAAAAGRDSEELCTLLDLSKCIACGECVSACREVNEPKFPKPEKPYPEMYPTSRVKVEDWSDRTDVDDRLTPYNWLYIQSAEVEFEGETHEINIPRRCLHCRNAPCANLCPWGAAGKQKNGIVRINEDVCLGGAKCRTVCPWHIPQRQTGVGLYLRLMPGFAGNGVMYKCDRCYNRIDEGKLPACIEACPEDVQTIGPRSEVLAKAHELAEQNNWHIYGEDENGGTNTIYLSPVPFDLLNEAVEKGPGKPGLSPVEDSMADEEKLAYAVGIAPFAGIAAGIIKAGKFLSSTAGGQDND from the coding sequence ATGACAGACAAGAAGAATGGAATTTCACGCAGGAATTTCTTAAAGGGGCTGGGGGCCGGAAGTGCGGCCATGCTCCTGCCTGCCCGTGAAGTCGCGGCCGCCGCAGGTAGAGACAGCGAAGAACTCTGTACCCTGCTTGATTTATCCAAGTGTATCGCATGCGGCGAATGCGTTTCGGCCTGCCGCGAAGTTAATGAACCAAAGTTTCCCAAGCCGGAGAAGCCATATCCTGAAATGTACCCAACCTCGCGGGTCAAGGTGGAAGACTGGTCGGACCGCACAGATGTGGATGACCGTCTGACCCCGTACAACTGGCTCTACATTCAGAGTGCGGAAGTTGAATTTGAAGGTGAAACCCACGAAATTAATATTCCCCGCCGCTGCCTGCATTGCCGTAATGCCCCCTGCGCCAATCTCTGTCCGTGGGGCGCAGCCGGAAAGCAGAAGAACGGTATCGTGCGCATTAATGAAGATGTCTGCCTCGGCGGGGCCAAGTGCCGCACGGTCTGTCCGTGGCATATCCCCCAGCGTCAAACCGGGGTGGGGCTGTACCTGCGGCTTATGCCGGGGTTTGCCGGGAACGGGGTCATGTACAAGTGCGACCGCTGCTACAACCGGATAGATGAAGGCAAGCTTCCGGCCTGCATCGAAGCCTGTCCCGAAGATGTGCAGACCATCGGCCCGCGCAGTGAAGTTTTAGCTAAGGCCCATGAGCTGGCGGAGCAGAATAATTGGCACATCTACGGTGAAGATGAGAACGGCGGCACCAATACCATCTATTTATCCCCGGTGCCGTTTGATCTGCTTAACGAGGCTGTGGAAAAGGGGCCCGGAAAGCCGGGACTTTCTCCGGTAGAGGATTCCATGGCAGACGAGGAAAAGCTGGCCTATGCAGTGGGCATAGCGCCTTTTGCCGGGATTGCCGCCGGTATCATAAAGGCCGGGAAGTTCCTATCATCCACAGCAGGAGGGCAGGACAATGACTAG
- a CDS encoding cytochrome b/b6 domain-containing protein: MSGNMKKIYLYSKFERFWHWTQAILIILLMVTGLEVHGVFSLFGFEKAVDLHNTLGISWLILFVFIIFWLLTTGEWKQYIPTTRKLFEVAKYYASGIFKGEEHPVQKSKDAKHNPLQRLVYLKLSAILLPLQMVTGLLYWTYNDWPKYGLDFLSLSVVANIHMACAYALLAFLVVHIYMTTTGHTITAHIAAMFSGWEEVPEDYKVEEWEVHDK; this comes from the coding sequence ATGAGCGGAAATATGAAGAAGATTTACCTCTATTCAAAGTTCGAGCGTTTCTGGCACTGGACTCAGGCCATCCTGATCATCCTGCTTATGGTCACCGGACTGGAAGTGCACGGCGTGTTCAGCCTGTTCGGTTTTGAAAAGGCTGTGGATCTGCACAACACGCTGGGTATCAGCTGGCTGATTCTGTTCGTGTTCATCATCTTCTGGCTGCTGACCACTGGGGAGTGGAAGCAGTACATCCCCACCACCAGGAAGCTTTTCGAGGTGGCCAAGTACTACGCTTCCGGCATCTTCAAGGGTGAGGAGCACCCGGTGCAGAAGAGTAAGGATGCCAAGCACAACCCCTTGCAGCGTCTGGTTTACCTCAAGCTGTCTGCAATACTGCTGCCCCTGCAGATGGTAACCGGGCTGCTCTACTGGACCTACAACGATTGGCCCAAGTACGGCCTGGATTTCCTGAGCTTAAGCGTAGTAGCCAACATCCACATGGCCTGCGCCTACGCCCTGCTGGCCTTTCTTGTGGTTCATATCTACATGACCACCACCGGGCACACCATCACCGCCCACATCGCGGCCATGTTCTCCGGCTGGGAAGAAGTCCCCGAGGATTACAAGGTTGAGGAATGGGAGGTTCATGATAAGTAG
- a CDS encoding iron-sulfur cluster-binding protein — protein MTSPLFARLFKLTIFIMALTGAAQMPIFKRYYIADVPGLGWLADFYLTNKIHYIFGAVLIFMAMYLLTMFAMDGRRRFRLTSSGMQRVCIYVIVIVTGVLRVVKNLPAVTFDPLTVMIIDWTHLGFAMLLGVAAMFAFFRGRKPYLEGLPGFRR, from the coding sequence ATGACTAGCCCGCTGTTCGCACGTCTTTTCAAGCTGACCATTTTTATAATGGCCCTCACCGGAGCGGCTCAGATGCCCATATTCAAGCGTTATTACATCGCGGATGTTCCGGGCTTGGGCTGGCTGGCGGATTTCTACCTGACCAACAAGATTCATTACATATTCGGTGCAGTGCTCATTTTTATGGCCATGTATCTGCTGACCATGTTCGCCATGGACGGGAGGCGGCGTTTTAGATTGACTTCTTCCGGTATGCAGCGGGTCTGTATTTATGTTATTGTCATCGTAACTGGAGTACTGCGGGTGGTTAAGAACCTGCCTGCGGTTACTTTCGATCCGCTGACAGTTATGATCATTGATTGGACCCATCTGGGTTTTGCCATGCTTTTGGGGGTGGCGGCCATGTTTGCATTTTTCCGGGGACGGAAACCGTATCTGGAGGGATTGCCCGGTTTTCGCCGCTGA
- a CDS encoding tetrathionate reductase family octaheme c-type cytochrome, with protein sequence MKLMRNSLLLLSAVVFLCASAFAAGDTAPGRQMARQATKGKELWITADHSKFDALKQPFKSGPEVTKACLSCHTEAGHQFHKTIHWTWLDPKAEKELKVGKGGLVVNNFCINIQSNEPRCTSCHAGYGWKNKDFDFSSQEKIDCLVCHEQTGTYKKFPSGAGNPAPPPGKKFKGNGKFYAAPEWNNVAQSVGRPTRKNCGTCHFYGGGGDGVKHGDLDSSMLKPAKTLDVHMGMDGQNFSCTRCHTTVKHDIAGRIYSTPAATERKSLLEDDLGSKIMCESCHSARPHKSELGMKLNDHTDKLACQSCHIPTFARELPTKMWWDWSTAGRKKDGKPYVEKGEWGKPVYMTKKGDMRWEKNVVPEYYWFNGTIDTITAQTTIDPTKPVQVSKPVGSIDDKNSRIMPFKVHRGMTPYDKVNKNIVIPHLFGKDKDAFWKGYNWENAVAYGMKYAGLPFSGEVGFVETEYVYPTTHMVAPKENTVACEECHSKQGRLAKMTCFYMPGRDASSIVDAGGWFVVIASAVGVLLHALGRIFMSGRKED encoded by the coding sequence ATGAAGTTAATGCGGAACTCGCTGCTGTTGCTCTCAGCGGTGGTCTTTCTGTGCGCAAGCGCATTTGCCGCCGGGGATACCGCTCCCGGCCGTCAGATGGCCCGTCAGGCTACCAAAGGGAAGGAATTATGGATCACGGCTGACCATTCCAAGTTCGATGCGTTGAAGCAGCCTTTTAAGAGCGGCCCGGAAGTGACCAAGGCCTGTCTGAGCTGTCATACCGAAGCCGGACACCAGTTCCACAAGACCATTCACTGGACATGGCTCGATCCCAAGGCGGAAAAGGAGCTTAAGGTCGGTAAAGGTGGCCTGGTGGTCAACAATTTCTGTATCAATATCCAGTCCAATGAACCGCGCTGTACCTCCTGTCATGCCGGTTACGGCTGGAAGAACAAGGATTTCGATTTCAGTTCACAGGAAAAGATCGATTGTCTTGTCTGTCATGAGCAGACTGGAACCTACAAGAAGTTCCCCTCAGGAGCCGGTAATCCCGCACCCCCGCCGGGTAAGAAATTCAAGGGTAACGGCAAGTTTTACGCTGCTCCCGAATGGAACAATGTTGCCCAGTCTGTGGGCCGTCCCACCCGCAAGAACTGCGGAACCTGCCATTTCTACGGTGGCGGCGGTGACGGCGTAAAGCACGGGGACCTCGACTCATCCATGCTCAAGCCGGCCAAGACTCTTGATGTGCACATGGGTATGGACGGTCAGAACTTCAGTTGCACCCGCTGTCATACCACAGTGAAGCACGATATTGCCGGCCGTATCTACTCAACCCCGGCTGCCACCGAGCGCAAGTCGTTGCTTGAAGATGACCTTGGTTCCAAGATCATGTGCGAATCCTGCCATAGCGCAAGGCCGCATAAGTCCGAGCTTGGTATGAAGCTCAATGATCATACCGACAAGCTGGCCTGCCAGAGTTGTCATATTCCGACTTTCGCTCGTGAATTGCCCACCAAGATGTGGTGGGATTGGTCCACCGCAGGCAGGAAGAAGGACGGCAAGCCCTACGTTGAAAAGGGTGAATGGGGCAAGCCCGTTTACATGACCAAGAAGGGCGATATGCGTTGGGAAAAGAACGTTGTTCCTGAGTATTACTGGTTCAACGGTACCATCGATACCATCACCGCCCAGACCACCATCGATCCCACCAAGCCGGTGCAGGTCTCCAAGCCTGTCGGCTCCATCGATGATAAGAATTCCCGGATTATGCCCTTTAAGGTTCACCGCGGCATGACCCCGTATGACAAGGTCAACAAGAATATCGTTATTCCGCACCTGTTCGGTAAGGATAAGGACGCCTTCTGGAAGGGCTACAATTGGGAAAACGCAGTTGCCTACGGCATGAAGTATGCCGGGCTGCCTTTCAGCGGCGAAGTGGGATTTGTGGAAACCGAGTACGTTTACCCCACCACCCACATGGTCGCGCCCAAGGAAAATACCGTTGCCTGCGAAGAATGCCACAGCAAGCAGGGCCGTCTGGCTAAGATGACCTGTTTCTACATGCCCGGACGCGATGCATCTTCCATCGTGGACGCAGGCGGCTGGTTTGTGGTTATCGCCTCGGCAGTGGGTGTTCTGCTGCACGCCCTTGGCCGTATCTTCATGTCAGGACGTAAGGAGGACTAG
- a CDS encoding molybdopterin biosynthesis protein encodes MSRNIYLKTIPVPEAVKAAMDNLDRDKLVETETIPVHEALGRVTAEAVIARCSSPTYHSAAMDGYAVKSDTTFTAREGQPLLLKKDGDCIAVNTGNPLPDGMDAIIMIEHVVDEGENISIEAPAFPWQHVRRIGEDIVATEMLLPRKHTISAFDMGALLSAGIYEIKVYEKIRMTFIPTGDEVLPFANRPTPKPGEVIESNSQVFKSLAAGLDVEFTFTAPVKDREEKLTAAVAEALETSHIVVVGAGSSAGSKDFTRIVFEKLGKLLVHGIAVMPGKPTVLGTAQGKLLVGAPGYPVSAVVCFEDVLTPIISWLAGKHEPQRDKVQVRLARRTPSKPGQEEIVRLAVGKVGDEYIGVPLSRGAGMITTLTRAQGFTRVPAESEGVELNSSVDVELFSSRAELDKVLMHVGSHDNTIDMLADMLMGGDSPLRLVSTHAGSMGGLTALKNDMALFAGAHLFDPETDDFNFPFIERYLPGMEVTVVNLAIRHQGFIVPKGNPKGIEGIESLGGLAINFINRQRGAGTRILFDYHMKKAGLKPVDILGYDREEFTHMAVAANVLTGAADCGLGIFAAAKALDLDFVPLAHERYDLVIPQKHMNDSRIKTLLELIKSDKVKQAISELGGYETNLTGQKMKPGVGLG; translated from the coding sequence ATGAGTCGCAATATTTATCTCAAAACCATCCCCGTTCCCGAAGCCGTTAAAGCTGCCATGGACAATCTCGACCGAGATAAACTGGTTGAGACCGAAACCATCCCGGTTCATGAGGCACTTGGCCGGGTTACCGCTGAAGCTGTCATCGCCCGCTGCTCCTCACCCACCTACCATTCCGCAGCCATGGACGGTTACGCTGTAAAAAGCGACACCACCTTCACCGCCCGCGAAGGCCAGCCCCTGCTGCTTAAAAAGGACGGGGACTGCATCGCGGTCAACACCGGAAATCCCCTGCCCGACGGCATGGACGCCATCATTATGATCGAACATGTGGTGGATGAAGGTGAGAATATTTCCATCGAAGCCCCGGCCTTTCCGTGGCAGCATGTGCGCCGCATCGGTGAAGACATCGTGGCAACGGAAATGCTGCTTCCGCGCAAACACACAATTTCCGCCTTTGACATGGGCGCGCTGCTTTCCGCGGGGATTTACGAGATCAAGGTCTATGAAAAAATCCGCATGACCTTCATCCCCACCGGAGACGAAGTGCTGCCCTTTGCGAACCGCCCCACTCCTAAACCGGGTGAGGTTATCGAGTCCAACTCACAGGTTTTCAAATCCCTTGCCGCCGGACTGGATGTGGAGTTCACTTTCACTGCTCCGGTAAAAGACCGTGAGGAGAAGCTTACTGCGGCAGTGGCAGAAGCACTGGAAACATCACACATCGTGGTGGTCGGAGCCGGGTCCTCGGCGGGCAGTAAGGATTTCACACGCATAGTTTTTGAAAAGCTGGGCAAGCTGCTGGTCCACGGCATTGCTGTCATGCCCGGTAAACCCACAGTGCTGGGCACGGCGCAGGGCAAACTGCTGGTGGGCGCACCGGGATATCCGGTCAGCGCGGTGGTCTGCTTTGAAGATGTGCTAACCCCGATTATTTCGTGGCTGGCAGGTAAACATGAGCCGCAGAGGGATAAAGTGCAGGTCCGATTGGCACGGCGCACCCCTTCCAAGCCTGGACAGGAAGAGATCGTCCGTCTGGCTGTGGGTAAAGTGGGTGATGAATACATCGGCGTGCCCCTTTCACGCGGGGCGGGCATGATCACCACCCTGACCAGGGCACAGGGCTTCACCCGCGTTCCAGCGGAAAGCGAGGGAGTGGAACTCAACTCCAGCGTAGATGTGGAACTTTTCTCCAGCCGTGCCGAGCTTGATAAAGTGCTCATGCACGTGGGCAGCCATGACAACACCATCGACATGCTGGCCGACATGCTCATGGGCGGCGACAGCCCCTTGCGTCTGGTTTCCACCCACGCCGGGTCCATGGGCGGACTGACTGCGCTGAAAAACGACATGGCCCTCTTTGCCGGAGCACACCTTTTTGACCCGGAAACCGATGATTTCAACTTCCCGTTCATTGAAAGATACCTTCCCGGCATGGAAGTGACTGTGGTCAACCTCGCTATCCGCCATCAGGGCTTTATCGTGCCCAAGGGCAACCCCAAGGGCATTGAGGGAATTGAATCTCTGGGCGGGCTGGCCATCAATTTCATCAACCGCCAGCGAGGGGCCGGAACCAGAATCCTTTTTGATTACCACATGAAAAAAGCCGGACTGAAGCCTGTGGACATCCTCGGCTATGACCGCGAAGAATTCACCCACATGGCTGTGGCAGCCAACGTGCTCACCGGGGCTGCGGACTGCGGACTGGGCATCTTTGCCGCCGCCAAGGCACTGGACCTCGATTTCGTGCCGCTGGCCCATGAAAGATACGATCTGGTAATCCCGCAAAAACACATGAATGACAGCAGGATAAAAACACTGCTCGAACTCATAAAATCTGATAAGGTCAAGCAGGCCATCAGCGAACTGGGTGGATACGAAACCAATCTGACCGGACAGAAAATGAAGCCCGGAGTCGGATTAGGATAA
- a CDS encoding sigma-54-dependent Fis family transcriptional regulator, which yields MTEQDINLYLREVIDTMNDGLIIIRPNGTIMMVNDALLRMTGFTKNNLLNKPCSVLGCDACRRVREQAEGHWCGLFEKRKESRKSCRIIDKNGNYLHVLKNASLLRGEEGQILGAVETLTDISELDRKELKIRELSRKLQHEETGFCGFVGHSPAMQKVYTLLQKAARSDGPVIIFGESGTGKELAAQAIHEMSPRKDKPFVQLNCAALNESLLESELFGHVKGAFTGAYRHRQGRFEEAADGSIFLDEIGDVPLPIQVKLLRVLETRSFERVGENINLNMDARLITATNQDLRQLVQEKQFREDFFFRINVIPVHLPPLRERKEDLPLLVDHFIQMNEQLRNNDSPTPETMRKLMAYDWPGNVRELKSALEYAAVVKDNGPILPEHLPPQISDAPVDNCHCPARSAAAVTEPDEKQELINGLKQAGGNKSKAAKIIGVSRGTIHNRMRKYSVQYKLDE from the coding sequence ATGACCGAGCAGGACATCAATCTTTATCTGCGGGAAGTAATCGACACCATGAATGACGGGCTGATCATCATCCGACCCAACGGAACTATTATGATGGTCAATGACGCCCTGCTGCGCATGACCGGATTTACCAAAAATAATTTGCTCAACAAGCCCTGCTCTGTACTGGGCTGCGATGCCTGCCGCAGGGTGCGTGAGCAGGCTGAGGGGCATTGGTGCGGACTATTTGAAAAACGCAAAGAAAGCCGCAAGAGCTGCCGTATCATCGACAAAAACGGAAACTACCTGCACGTGCTTAAAAACGCCTCTTTGCTTCGTGGCGAAGAAGGTCAGATTCTCGGGGCGGTAGAAACACTGACAGACATCAGCGAACTGGACCGCAAGGAACTAAAAATCCGTGAACTTTCCCGGAAGTTACAACACGAAGAAACAGGCTTCTGCGGGTTTGTGGGGCACTCTCCCGCCATGCAGAAGGTGTATACCCTGCTACAGAAAGCGGCCCGCTCCGACGGACCGGTAATAATTTTCGGCGAATCAGGTACTGGTAAGGAACTGGCCGCACAAGCTATTCATGAGATGAGCCCGCGCAAAGACAAACCTTTTGTGCAGCTGAACTGCGCCGCGCTCAATGAATCCCTGCTGGAGAGTGAACTTTTCGGACATGTAAAAGGAGCCTTCACCGGGGCCTACCGCCACAGGCAGGGCCGCTTTGAAGAAGCTGCGGACGGTTCCATATTTCTTGATGAAATCGGCGATGTTCCGCTGCCTATTCAGGTGAAACTGCTGCGGGTACTGGAAACACGCTCTTTTGAACGGGTGGGTGAAAACATCAACCTGAACATGGACGCAAGACTGATCACAGCCACCAATCAGGATTTACGCCAGCTGGTGCAGGAAAAACAGTTCCGCGAAGATTTCTTTTTCCGCATCAATGTCATTCCGGTGCATCTGCCGCCCCTGCGAGAACGCAAGGAAGATCTGCCCCTGCTGGTAGATCACTTTATCCAGATGAATGAGCAACTCCGCAACAACGACAGTCCGACCCCGGAAACCATGCGCAAACTTATGGCTTACGACTGGCCCGGCAACGTGCGCGAGCTGAAAAGTGCACTGGAATACGCCGCAGTGGTAAAGGACAACGGCCCGATCCTGCCGGAACACCTACCCCCGCAGATCAGCGATGCGCCGGTTGATAACTGCCATTGCCCGGCCCGGTCCGCCGCAGCGGTCACTGAGCCGGATGAAAAACAAGAACTCATCAATGGACTCAAGCAGGCCGGGGGCAACAAAAGCAAGGCCGCAAAAATCATCGGAGTCAGCCGGGGAACCATCCATAACCGCATGCGTAAATATTCGGTTCAATACAAGCTGGATGAGTAA
- a CDS encoding citrate synthase: protein MSDKDIAILKYDGKEYELPVIHGSEGETGVDITKLRAQSGLITYDPGYGNTGSCTSNITFVDGERGILRYRGYPIEDLAKHGKFIETAWLLIFGELPLKEDLARFSALLTAEELIHEDLRHHFEGFPAHRNQPMAILSAVINALGSHNPDLNDITDKSEFFLAVGKIISKVRTIAAFSYRKSIGRPFVYPDPELSYCHNFLHMMFSIPYKQYDPPIEAVKALSLIFQLHADHEQNCSTSTVRMVGSTQANIFASVSSGICALWGPLHGGANAAVIDMLETINNGDYTIDEYIEKVKKKECRLMGFGHRIYKSFDPRAKILKKATHDLLQHGFSDELLDIAMQLEERALSDDYFIERKLYPNVDFYSGIILRALGIPVAMFPVMFAIGRMPGWIAHWYEDYTNPTSRINRPRQIYTGETPRNYVPIDFRK from the coding sequence ATGAGCGATAAAGACATTGCGATCCTGAAGTATGACGGTAAAGAGTACGAACTGCCCGTAATCCACGGCAGTGAAGGCGAAACAGGCGTAGACATCACTAAACTCCGGGCCCAGAGCGGCCTGATTACCTATGATCCGGGCTACGGCAACACAGGATCATGCACCAGCAACATCACCTTTGTGGACGGCGAAAGAGGTATCCTGCGCTACCGCGGATATCCCATTGAAGATCTTGCCAAACATGGTAAATTCATTGAAACCGCATGGCTGCTCATCTTCGGAGAACTTCCGCTCAAGGAAGATCTGGCCCGTTTTTCCGCCCTGCTCACCGCCGAAGAACTCATCCACGAAGACCTGCGTCACCACTTTGAAGGCTTCCCCGCTCATCGCAACCAGCCCATGGCTATTCTCTCCGCAGTAATCAACGCGCTGGGCAGCCACAACCCGGACCTCAACGACATCACCGACAAGTCCGAATTTTTCCTCGCTGTGGGCAAGATCATCTCCAAGGTGCGGACCATCGCGGCTTTTTCATACCGCAAATCCATCGGCCGCCCCTTTGTATACCCGGACCCGGAACTAAGCTACTGCCACAACTTCCTGCACATGATGTTCTCCATCCCCTACAAGCAGTATGATCCGCCCATTGAAGCGGTTAAGGCCCTTTCGCTCATCTTCCAGCTGCACGCGGACCACGAGCAGAACTGCTCCACCTCCACAGTGCGCATGGTCGGTTCCACACAGGCCAACATCTTTGCTTCCGTATCTTCCGGCATCTGCGCCCTCTGGGGCCCCCTGCACGGCGGAGCAAACGCAGCGGTTATCGACATGCTCGAAACCATCAACAACGGCGACTACACCATCGATGAGTACATCGAGAAGGTGAAGAAGAAAGAATGCCGCCTCATGGGCTTCGGGCACCGCATCTACAAAAGCTTTGACCCGCGTGCAAAAATCCTCAAAAAAGCGACCCACGACCTCCTGCAGCACGGCTTCAGCGATGAACTGCTGGATATCGCCATGCAGCTTGAAGAGCGCGCCCTTTCCGATGATTACTTCATCGAACGCAAGCTCTACCCCAACGTGGACTTCTACTCCGGTATCATCCTGCGTGCGCTGGGCATCCCGGTGGCCATGTTCCCGGTTATGTTCGCCATTGGCCGCATGCCCGGCTGGATTGCCCACTGGTACGAGGATTACACCAACCCCACATCAAGAATTAACCGTCCGCGCCAGATTTACACTGGCGAAACTCCCAGAAATTACGTACCTATAGATTTCAGGAAGTAA